A part of Candidatus Electrothrix aestuarii genomic DNA contains:
- the rpsG gene encoding 30S ribosomal protein S7 produces the protein MPRKKLQGKRAIEADPKYNSVLVSRFTNGLMLDGKKTLARRTFYDAMAVVEGKVADEEPLVVFEAAMENVRPKVEVKSRRVGGATYQVPVEVRPDRRNALAIRWIISFAKSRSGRSMSEKLAAELIDAYNNRGAAVKKRDDTHKMAEANKAFAHYRW, from the coding sequence ATGCCGAGAAAGAAGTTGCAGGGCAAGCGTGCTATAGAAGCTGATCCGAAGTATAATTCTGTTTTGGTATCCAGGTTTACTAACGGTCTGATGCTGGACGGAAAAAAAACTCTGGCTCGGCGTACGTTTTATGATGCTATGGCTGTTGTGGAAGGGAAGGTTGCTGATGAGGAGCCTTTGGTAGTTTTTGAAGCAGCTATGGAGAATGTTCGTCCGAAGGTAGAGGTTAAAAGTCGTCGGGTTGGTGGTGCTACCTATCAGGTTCCTGTTGAAGTTCGTCCTGACCGCCGTAATGCCTTGGCTATTCGCTGGATTATCAGTTTTGCAAAGAGTCGTTCAGGTCGTTCTATGTCTGAGAAGCTCGCAGCGGAATTGATTGATGCCTATAATAATAGAGGCGCAGCGGTGAAGAAGCGTGATGATACCCATAAGATGGCTGAGGCGAATAAAGCCTTTGCTCATTATCGCTGGTAA
- the rpsL gene encoding 30S ribosomal protein S12: MPTINQLVRKRRKKQVKRSDTPALQNCPQRRGVCVRVYTTTPKKPNSALRKVARVRLTNGIEVTSYIPGIGHNLQEHSVVLVRGGRVKDLPGVRYHIVRGTLDALGVNDRKQGRSKYGAKRPK, from the coding sequence ATGCCCACTATTAATCAGCTCGTAAGAAAGAGAAGGAAGAAGCAGGTTAAGCGTTCAGATACGCCTGCGCTGCAGAACTGTCCGCAGAGGCGTGGTGTCTGTGTTCGTGTCTATACGACGACCCCTAAGAAGCCGAACTCTGCTTTGCGTAAAGTTGCCAGGGTGCGGTTGACAAACGGAATTGAAGTGACTTCTTATATTCCTGGGATTGGTCATAATCTCCAGGAGCATTCCGTTGTTTTGGTCCGTGGTGGTCGTGTTAAGGATTTGCCTGGTGTGCGCTATCATATCGTTCGTGGTACGCTGGATGCTCTCGGTGTGAATGACCGGAAGCAGGGGCGGTCTAAATATGGCGCGAAGCGTCCTAAATAA
- the rpoC gene encoding DNA-directed RNA polymerase subunit beta', with amino-acid sequence MEELFSFFNKPKGPLVFDKVKISLASPSKILEWSHGEVKKPETINYRTFKPERDGLFCAKIFGPVKDYECNCGKYKRMKHRGVVCEKCGVEVIQSKVRRERLGHIKLAAPVAHIWFLKSLPTKIGSILDMTLKEMERILYFESYAVVRSEVESIPAGSLLNEEQYQEAMEQFPGSFEVGIGAEAIRDMLKELDLVELSAYLRKEMKETSSVTKRTKLGKRLNIAEAFRDSGNRPEWMILEVLPVLPPDLRPLVPLEGGRFATSDLNDLYRRVINRNNRLKRLLELDAPDIIIRNEKRMLQEAVDVLFDNGRRGRTITGPNKRPLKSLSDMLKGKQGRFRQNLLGKRVDYSGRSVIVVGPHLRLHQCGLPKKMAQELFKPFIYNKLESLGYVTTIKSARKMVEKGAKEVWDVLDDIVREYPVILNRAPTLHRLGMQAFEVVLIEGKAIQLHPLVCSAFNADFDGDQMAVHLPLSVEAQVEARVLMMSTNNILSPASGSPVIIPSQDIVLGLYYMTRERYGVAGEGTRFSSPAEARMAYDHGAAHLQARVKVRLKGEMVDTTIGRIIVGELLPDSIPFAVVNKELSKKELGFLVDYTYRHAGTKDTVILADRLKDLGYEQATRAGISICINDMKIPVNKEEFVEESERKAAEVDEQYSDGLITDGEKYNKIVDIWSKATDKITQEMMEEMSVDYVRDASGEVKDLKSFNSVYIMADSGARGSKDQIRQLAGMRGLMAKPSGAIIETPIKANFREGLSVLEYFISTHGARKGLADTALKTANSGYLTRRLVDVAQDSTIVEKDCGTMRYTVAEPLLDGGEVIVRIGERILGRVTSDDVVDPQSGEIIVEMDEEITEDKVEAIEAAGIDRVRIRSVLTCESRRGVCAMCYGRDLGRGHMVNIGEAVGIIAAQSIGEPGTQLTMRTFHIGGTASRSVEQAEIRSQRAGFVRYKELHSVTNATGFEVVMNRNAEITVVDEQDVNRERFSVPYGAEIKVADGARVEPGTVIADWDAFAIPIVAEAAGRIKYGDVIEGDTMQERVDQVTGKVSRVIIHATTAKHSSPRISLKDGRGRTLKLPGVEHDARYPLPVGSIISVDEGDEVPAGTVIAKIPRETTKTKDITGGLPRVAELFEVRKPKEQAIVTEIDGRINFGKELKGKRRVVVTPETGEPREYLVPKAKHVTVHEGDYVKAGDALMDGSILPNDILRIKGEEELARFLVDEIQEVYRLQGVKINDKHIETIVRQMLKRVRITDPGDTKFMLDQLTEKWMFYDENRRVMEEGLQPASAEPQLLGVTKASLSTDSFISAASFQETTKVLTNAAMAGRVDTLDGLKENVIMGRLISAGTGLSRYKIKS; translated from the coding sequence GTGGAAGAACTGTTCAGCTTTTTTAACAAGCCGAAAGGGCCGCTTGTTTTTGACAAGGTTAAAATTTCCCTAGCGTCACCGTCAAAGATATTAGAGTGGTCCCACGGGGAGGTCAAAAAGCCCGAGACCATTAATTATAGAACCTTCAAGCCGGAGCGGGACGGATTATTCTGCGCTAAGATTTTCGGACCTGTAAAGGACTACGAGTGTAATTGCGGAAAGTACAAACGCATGAAGCACCGGGGCGTAGTCTGTGAAAAATGCGGTGTTGAAGTTATCCAGTCCAAGGTTCGCCGCGAGCGTCTTGGTCATATTAAACTCGCTGCCCCTGTTGCGCATATTTGGTTTCTCAAGTCCTTGCCAACCAAGATCGGCTCGATTCTGGATATGACCCTCAAAGAGATGGAGCGTATCCTCTACTTTGAGTCCTATGCAGTTGTTCGTTCTGAGGTGGAAAGCATTCCAGCAGGAAGCTTGCTCAACGAAGAGCAGTATCAAGAAGCAATGGAGCAATTTCCAGGATCTTTTGAGGTCGGCATCGGTGCGGAAGCAATCCGCGATATGCTGAAAGAGCTGGATCTGGTTGAGCTGTCGGCGTATCTACGCAAAGAAATGAAGGAGACCAGCTCGGTGACCAAAAGGACCAAGCTGGGAAAACGCCTGAATATTGCTGAGGCGTTTCGTGATTCTGGGAACCGTCCAGAGTGGATGATCCTTGAAGTGCTTCCGGTTCTGCCACCTGATCTTCGTCCCTTGGTTCCTCTGGAAGGTGGTCGTTTTGCAACCTCTGATTTGAACGATCTCTATCGTCGGGTTATCAACCGGAATAACCGTTTGAAGCGCCTGTTGGAGCTGGATGCACCGGATATCATCATCCGCAATGAGAAGCGCATGCTGCAGGAAGCAGTCGACGTTCTCTTTGATAACGGTCGTCGGGGACGTACTATTACTGGACCGAATAAGCGCCCGCTCAAGTCATTGTCCGACATGCTTAAAGGAAAGCAGGGACGTTTTCGTCAGAACCTGCTTGGTAAGCGTGTTGATTACTCTGGCCGTTCCGTTATTGTGGTTGGTCCGCACCTGCGTCTGCATCAATGTGGGTTACCCAAGAAGATGGCCCAGGAGCTCTTCAAGCCCTTTATCTATAATAAGCTTGAGTCGCTCGGCTATGTCACCACCATTAAGAGTGCTCGCAAGATGGTGGAAAAGGGTGCCAAAGAGGTCTGGGATGTTCTTGATGACATCGTGCGAGAGTACCCGGTTATTCTGAACCGTGCTCCAACCTTGCATAGGCTTGGTATGCAGGCCTTTGAGGTTGTGCTTATCGAGGGTAAGGCTATTCAGCTCCATCCCTTGGTTTGTTCCGCCTTTAACGCCGACTTTGATGGTGACCAGATGGCGGTGCATCTGCCCCTGTCTGTGGAAGCGCAGGTTGAGGCTAGGGTCTTGATGATGTCTACCAACAACATCTTGTCCCCGGCAAGTGGTAGCCCGGTCATTATTCCGAGTCAGGATATCGTTCTCGGTCTCTATTATATGACCCGTGAGCGCTACGGCGTTGCCGGTGAGGGAACCCGATTCAGTTCGCCAGCAGAGGCCCGCATGGCCTACGATCACGGTGCGGCCCATCTCCAGGCCAGGGTTAAGGTCCGCTTGAAGGGAGAAATGGTTGATACCACCATCGGCAGGATTATTGTTGGTGAATTGCTGCCAGACAGCATTCCTTTTGCCGTCGTCAATAAGGAGCTTTCCAAGAAAGAGCTGGGCTTCCTGGTGGATTACACCTATCGCCATGCCGGAACAAAGGACACTGTTATTCTGGCTGACCGTCTCAAAGACCTTGGGTACGAGCAGGCGACCAGAGCTGGTATCTCCATCTGCATTAATGATATGAAGATTCCGGTCAACAAAGAAGAATTTGTTGAGGAATCTGAGCGTAAGGCAGCCGAAGTTGATGAGCAGTATTCAGACGGTTTGATCACCGATGGTGAGAAATATAATAAGATCGTTGATATCTGGTCAAAGGCTACAGACAAGATCACCCAGGAAATGATGGAAGAGATGTCTGTGGATTATGTGCGTGATGCAAGTGGTGAAGTTAAAGATCTGAAGAGCTTTAACTCCGTTTACATCATGGCGGACTCCGGTGCTCGTGGTTCTAAGGATCAGATCAGGCAGCTGGCCGGTATGCGTGGTTTGATGGCCAAGCCTTCCGGCGCCATTATTGAGACTCCGATTAAGGCGAATTTTCGTGAGGGCCTGTCCGTCCTGGAATATTTTATTTCTACTCACGGTGCCCGGAAAGGTCTTGCAGATACAGCGCTGAAAACAGCAAACTCTGGTTATCTGACCAGACGTTTGGTGGATGTTGCTCAGGATTCTACCATTGTGGAGAAGGACTGCGGCACCATGCGGTATACGGTTGCCGAGCCCCTTCTGGACGGTGGTGAGGTTATTGTTCGTATCGGTGAACGTATTCTCGGTCGTGTGACCAGTGATGATGTAGTTGACCCGCAGAGCGGCGAGATCATTGTTGAGATGGACGAGGAGATCACGGAGGATAAGGTTGAAGCCATTGAGGCAGCTGGGATTGACAGGGTGCGGATTCGTTCCGTGCTGACCTGTGAGTCACGGCGCGGCGTGTGCGCTATGTGCTATGGTCGTGACCTCGGTCGTGGGCATATGGTGAACATCGGTGAGGCTGTCGGTATTATTGCGGCTCAGTCTATTGGTGAGCCAGGAACCCAGCTGACCATGCGTACCTTCCATATTGGTGGTACAGCAAGTCGATCGGTTGAGCAGGCTGAAATCCGCAGTCAGCGGGCAGGTTTTGTTCGTTATAAGGAGTTGCATTCAGTAACCAATGCCACAGGTTTTGAAGTGGTTATGAACCGCAATGCTGAGATCACTGTTGTTGATGAGCAGGATGTGAATCGAGAGCGGTTTTCTGTTCCCTACGGTGCGGAAATAAAGGTAGCGGACGGTGCCAGAGTTGAGCCCGGCACAGTGATTGCAGATTGGGATGCCTTTGCTATTCCCATTGTTGCTGAGGCTGCTGGTCGCATCAAGTATGGTGATGTGATTGAGGGTGATACCATGCAGGAGCGCGTTGATCAGGTAACTGGTAAGGTCTCCAGGGTTATTATTCATGCCACAACAGCCAAACATTCCAGCCCGAGGATTTCACTCAAGGACGGACGCGGGCGTACTCTCAAGCTCCCTGGAGTGGAGCATGATGCCCGCTATCCTTTACCGGTTGGTTCTATTATTTCTGTTGATGAGGGAGACGAGGTTCCAGCTGGTACAGTTATTGCGAAAATCCCGCGTGAGACCACCAAGACCAAGGATATTACCGGTGGTCTGCCAAGGGTTGCTGAGCTCTTTGAGGTGCGAAAACCCAAAGAACAGGCCATTGTTACGGAAATTGACGGTCGGATCAACTTTGGCAAGGAACTGAAAGGAAAGCGTCGGGTTGTTGTAACCCCTGAAACCGGTGAGCCAAGAGAGTATCTGGTGCCCAAGGCCAAGCATGTTACCGTGCATGAAGGTGATTATGTCAAGGCCGGTGATGCGCTTATGGATGGCTCAATCCTGCCCAATGATATTCTTCGAATTAAGGGTGAGGAAGAACTGGCTCGCTTTCTTGTTGATGAGATCCAGGAGGTCTATCGTCTCCAGGGAGTTAAGATCAACGATAAGCATATCGAAACCATTGTTCGACAGATGCTGAAGCGAGTACGTATTACAGATCCTGGTGATACCAAGTTCATGCTTGATCAACTCACAGAAAAATGGATGTTTTATGATGAAAACAGGCGGGTAATGGAAGAGGGATTGCAACCTGCCTCTGCGGAGCCGCAGTTACTGGGTGTAACCAAGGCCTCATTATCCACGGATTCATTTATTTCTGCTGCTTCCTTCCAAGAAACAACCAAGGTCTTGACCAACGCAGCTATGGCAGGAAGAGTGGATACACTGGATGGTTTGAAAGAGAACGTTATTATGGGACGTTTGATTTCTGCTGGAACGGGTTTATCGAGATACAAAATTAAATCGTAG
- the rpoB gene encoding DNA-directed RNA polymerase subunit beta, translating into MKRVRKGFAKTRKLVEPPHLIAMQRHSYDRFLQMNVDPSQREDIGLQAIFKNIFPISDFNGLCTLEFVNYSFGEHKYTVSECIERGMTYEVPVKITVRLITFEVDEETGVQTVRDIKEQEVFLGSLPLMTDDGVFIVNGTERVIVNQLQRSPGLFYTHDNGKSHVSNKRLYSARIIPVRGSWLDFEFDIKDILHVRIDRRRKLPVTTLLRALGYSDEELLRKFYPIDTLQTAENGFRILFQPETFIGQRLTADLVSPSDGEVLGKKGRKISKALAKRIAKAGIEYIEVSAEELLGRVLVSDLLNPETGEVMAQCNDSLTEELIDAIQANNISSFELLFIDNVNVSESFRKTLAVDKVKSVDQALVEIYRRLRPSSPPTVEIAQEFFNKLFYDPATYDLSVVGRYKINSKLGLDTPIENCTLTKEDILLSVKHLVRLKDELRDGDDIDHLGNRRVRTVGELCENQYRMGLVRMERAIKERMNLQEIETLMPHDLVNPKPVTSAIKEFFATSQLSQFMDQTNPLSEVTHKRRLSALGPGGLTRERAGFEVRDVHPTHYGRICPVETPEGPNIGLIVSLATYAEVNAYGFIETPYRLVKDRQVSEEIKHFTAIQEQGQVVAPANIHVAEDGTITDDVLIARMEGEVVTVSSDEVTTMDVAPNQLVSVAASLIPFLENDDANRALMGSNMQRQAVPLLKPASPLVGTGVEKNLAQDSGACLLAAGEGIVEEVDANRVVIRYDEPGIDGFDTGIGVYRLSKYKKTNQNTCFNQKPLVLPGERVKKGDVLADGPSTEMGELALGKNVTIAFMPWRGYNFEDSILINERLLKEDTFTSVHIEIFDVVARDTKLGKEEITRDIPNIGDEALRNLDESGIVRIGAEIRAGDMLVGKVTPKGETMLSPEEKLLRAIFGEKAGDVKDTSLRVPPGVEGVVIDAKVFSRKGVDKDERSLMIEEQEVSRLNRDMEDELSSLKNGVRNKLCDLIVGRTAKSDILDIEGNVTLALGKKITEETLNAVEFEKLRGLDFSERAKYEDDLEDVFNNYSRQAQAVRERYEGIVGRMEKGDDLPPGVVKMVKIYVATKRKLAVGDKMAGRHGNKGVVSRLLPEEDMPFFEDGTTVDVVLNPLGVPSRMNVGQVLECHLGFAAKRLGEQIQRLAKNFEVEQVKDRLQTIYSEEEYKEFTAGLSDDQLIDKMRKYGHGLHMATPVFDGATEAEIRNLLIEAGVDEVGQSTLYDGLTGDKFDNKVTVGVMYMLKLHHLVDNKIHARSTGPYSLVTQQPLGGKAQFGGQRLGEMEVWAMESYGAAYTLKEFLTVKSDDVEGRTSMYEKIVKGNNFLDAGLPESFHVLVKELKGLCLDVELLSGDDE; encoded by the coding sequence ATGAAAAGAGTACGCAAGGGATTTGCCAAAACACGCAAGCTTGTAGAACCACCGCATCTTATTGCTATGCAGCGGCACTCCTATGACCGTTTTCTGCAGATGAATGTTGATCCGTCTCAGCGAGAAGATATCGGCCTGCAGGCGATTTTTAAAAATATTTTTCCCATAAGTGATTTTAACGGACTGTGTACCCTGGAGTTCGTGAACTATTCTTTTGGTGAACATAAGTACACTGTCTCTGAATGTATTGAGCGAGGGATGACCTATGAAGTCCCTGTTAAAATAACAGTTCGCTTGATTACCTTTGAAGTTGACGAAGAGACTGGTGTGCAGACTGTCCGTGACATCAAGGAACAAGAGGTTTTTCTTGGATCTCTTCCTTTGATGACCGATGACGGTGTTTTCATAGTAAACGGAACAGAGCGTGTTATTGTCAACCAGCTGCAACGCTCTCCGGGGCTTTTTTATACCCATGATAACGGGAAGTCCCATGTCTCAAATAAACGTCTGTACTCTGCCCGTATTATTCCGGTGCGTGGGTCCTGGCTTGATTTTGAGTTTGACATAAAAGATATTCTTCACGTCCGCATTGACCGGCGGCGTAAGCTTCCTGTCACTACTTTACTCAGGGCGCTTGGCTACTCTGATGAGGAACTTCTGCGCAAGTTTTATCCTATTGATACCTTGCAGACTGCTGAGAACGGTTTCAGGATTCTCTTTCAGCCCGAGACCTTTATTGGTCAACGCCTGACAGCAGATCTGGTGAGCCCCAGTGATGGCGAAGTCCTCGGCAAAAAAGGACGGAAAATTTCCAAAGCCTTGGCAAAACGTATTGCAAAAGCTGGTATAGAGTACATAGAAGTGAGTGCTGAGGAACTTCTTGGCCGGGTACTGGTTTCTGATTTGCTTAATCCTGAAACCGGTGAGGTCATGGCGCAGTGTAATGACTCGCTGACCGAAGAACTGATTGACGCTATTCAGGCGAATAATATCAGCAGCTTTGAACTCCTCTTTATTGATAATGTGAATGTTTCTGAATCCTTCAGAAAAACATTAGCTGTTGATAAGGTGAAGAGTGTGGATCAGGCACTGGTTGAAATTTACCGTCGTCTCAGGCCATCCAGCCCTCCAACTGTTGAGATTGCGCAAGAGTTTTTTAATAAGCTCTTTTACGATCCGGCAACCTATGATCTCTCTGTTGTTGGTCGCTATAAAATTAACTCCAAGCTTGGCTTGGACACTCCCATCGAGAACTGTACCCTCACCAAGGAAGATATTCTTCTCAGTGTGAAGCATCTGGTACGCTTGAAGGATGAGCTACGCGATGGAGATGATATTGATCACTTGGGTAACCGACGTGTCCGCACCGTAGGTGAGCTTTGTGAGAACCAGTACCGTATGGGACTGGTGCGCATGGAACGGGCGATTAAAGAGCGCATGAATCTGCAGGAAATTGAGACCCTGATGCCTCATGATCTGGTTAACCCGAAACCTGTGACCTCAGCAATTAAAGAGTTCTTCGCTACTTCGCAGCTTTCCCAGTTCATGGATCAGACCAACCCGCTTTCTGAGGTTACTCATAAGCGACGTCTGTCAGCCTTGGGACCTGGTGGTTTGACCCGCGAGCGCGCTGGCTTTGAGGTGCGCGACGTTCATCCCACCCATTACGGGCGTATTTGTCCGGTTGAGACTCCTGAGGGACCGAATATTGGTCTTATTGTCTCCTTGGCCACCTATGCCGAAGTAAATGCCTATGGCTTTATTGAGACTCCCTACCGTTTGGTTAAAGACCGTCAGGTTTCAGAAGAAATTAAGCATTTCACCGCTATCCAAGAGCAAGGTCAGGTTGTCGCACCTGCGAATATTCACGTTGCAGAAGATGGGACTATCACTGACGATGTGCTGATTGCTCGTATGGAGGGGGAGGTTGTCACTGTTTCCTCAGATGAAGTAACAACTATGGATGTGGCACCAAATCAGCTGGTATCGGTGGCAGCCTCTCTGATTCCCTTCCTGGAAAACGATGATGCGAACCGCGCTCTGATGGGTTCCAACATGCAACGTCAGGCGGTTCCTCTGCTGAAGCCAGCCTCACCACTGGTTGGTACTGGTGTTGAAAAAAATTTGGCCCAGGATTCTGGAGCCTGTCTGTTGGCTGCTGGCGAGGGGATTGTTGAGGAGGTTGATGCCAATCGTGTAGTGATTCGCTATGACGAGCCGGGAATTGATGGCTTTGATACCGGAATTGGTGTGTACCGTCTTTCTAAGTATAAAAAGACCAACCAGAATACCTGCTTTAACCAGAAGCCCTTGGTTCTGCCCGGTGAGCGGGTGAAAAAAGGTGATGTCCTGGCTGATGGTCCTTCCACAGAGATGGGCGAGTTGGCTCTGGGTAAAAATGTGACCATCGCTTTCATGCCGTGGCGTGGATATAACTTTGAGGACTCCATTCTTATCAATGAGCGGCTCCTTAAAGAGGATACCTTCACCTCAGTTCACATTGAAATCTTCGACGTAGTTGCTCGTGACACCAAGCTTGGTAAGGAAGAGATTACCCGCGACATTCCTAATATCGGTGATGAGGCTCTGCGCAATCTGGATGAGTCCGGTATTGTTCGCATCGGGGCTGAGATTCGTGCCGGGGATATGCTGGTCGGTAAGGTTACCCCCAAAGGCGAGACTATGCTCTCACCTGAGGAAAAATTGCTGCGTGCTATCTTTGGTGAGAAGGCCGGTGATGTCAAAGATACCTCTTTGCGTGTTCCGCCTGGAGTTGAGGGCGTAGTTATTGATGCCAAGGTTTTCTCCCGCAAAGGCGTCGACAAAGACGAGCGAAGCCTTATGATTGAGGAGCAGGAGGTCAGCCGTCTGAATCGGGATATGGAGGATGAGCTCAGCAGTCTGAAAAACGGTGTTCGCAATAAACTCTGCGACCTGATTGTTGGTCGAACCGCAAAATCAGACATCCTTGATATTGAAGGTAATGTGACCCTTGCGCTTGGTAAGAAAATTACAGAGGAAACCCTGAACGCTGTTGAGTTTGAGAAGCTTCGCGGTCTTGATTTTTCTGAGCGGGCAAAATACGAGGATGATCTGGAGGATGTCTTTAATAATTACTCCCGTCAGGCTCAAGCTGTTCGTGAGCGCTATGAGGGCATAGTCGGCAGAATGGAGAAAGGTGATGATCTGCCTCCAGGTGTAGTCAAGATGGTCAAAATCTATGTTGCCACCAAGCGTAAGCTGGCTGTGGGGGATAAGATGGCTGGTCGTCACGGAAACAAAGGTGTTGTTTCCCGCTTGCTGCCTGAAGAGGACATGCCGTTCTTCGAGGATGGAACCACCGTTGACGTGGTCCTGAACCCTCTGGGTGTTCCCTCTCGCATGAACGTGGGTCAGGTACTGGAGTGTCATCTGGGTTTTGCTGCTAAGCGTCTGGGTGAGCAAATTCAGAGGCTCGCGAAAAACTTTGAGGTTGAGCAGGTCAAAGATCGTCTCCAGACCATATATTCTGAAGAGGAATACAAGGAATTCACAGCGGGGCTTTCGGATGACCAGCTGATCGATAAGATGCGCAAATACGGTCACGGACTCCACATGGCCACGCCGGTTTTCGACGGTGCCACAGAGGCTGAGATCCGCAATCTGCTTATTGAGGCTGGAGTGGATGAGGTGGGGCAGTCCACATTGTATGATGGTCTTACCGGAGATAAGTTTGATAACAAGGTGACAGTCGGTGTTATGTACATGCTTAAGCTGCACCATCTGGTGGACAATAAGATTCATGCCCGCTCCACAGGACCGTACTCTCTGGTTACGCAGCAGCCGCTGGGTGGTAAAGCCCAGTTTGGTGGTCAGCGTCTGGGTGAGATGGAGGTTTGGGCTATGGAGTCCTACGGTGCCGCTTATACCTTGAAGGAATTCCTGACCGTCAAATCCGATGACGTAGAAGGAAGAACCTCAATGTATGAAAAGATTGTCAAGGGCAACAATTTCCTTGATGCCGGGTTGCCGGAGTCCTTCCATGTTCTTGTGAAAGAATTGAAAGGTCTCTGTCTGGATGTTGAGCTGCTCTCAGGAGATGACGAGTAA
- the rplL gene encoding 50S ribosomal protein L7/L12, whose product MSEAIEQVVELVEKMTLLEVAELVKALEDKFGVSAAAPVAMAAMPGAGGDAGGAAAEKTEFDAVLTAAGDQKIKVIKEVRGITSLGLKEAKELVEGAPSPIKEGVTKEEAEEIKTKIEAVGGSVEIK is encoded by the coding sequence ATGTCTGAAGCTATTGAGCAGGTAGTTGAACTTGTAGAGAAAATGACTCTTCTTGAGGTTGCTGAACTCGTTAAAGCGCTTGAAGATAAGTTTGGTGTATCCGCAGCTGCACCGGTTGCAATGGCAGCTATGCCTGGCGCTGGTGGTGATGCAGGTGGAGCCGCAGCCGAGAAAACAGAGTTTGACGCTGTTCTGACCGCTGCTGGTGACCAGAAGATCAAAGTTATTAAAGAAGTTCGCGGGATCACCTCTCTGGGCCTGAAAGAGGCAAAAGAATTGGTAGAGGGCGCACCTTCTCCAATTAAAGAAGGCGTAACCAAAGAGGAAGCCGAAGAGATCAAAACAAAGATTGAAGCCGTAGGTGGTTCTGTGGAAATCAAGTAA
- the rplJ gene encoding 50S ribosomal protein L10, translating into MNRENKAKKVDELKDTFANAKFAVVADYRGLKVSEFEQLRVSLREQGGQIQVAKNTLLKLAVQGTDFEGLTQDFAGTTAVAVSFDDPVGSAKALADFTKENEALVVRSAVFEGKMLSPDDLVALSKLPSKEQLLGQLCSVLNAVPTKLVRTLNAAPSNLVYALQAIKDQKEN; encoded by the coding sequence TTGAATCGCGAAAATAAGGCGAAAAAGGTAGATGAACTGAAGGATACCTTTGCCAATGCCAAATTCGCTGTAGTAGCTGATTACCGCGGATTGAAAGTAAGTGAATTTGAGCAACTGCGTGTCTCTCTGCGTGAGCAGGGAGGACAAATTCAAGTTGCCAAAAATACCCTTCTTAAGCTGGCCGTACAAGGGACAGATTTTGAAGGTTTAACGCAGGACTTCGCCGGTACAACAGCGGTAGCTGTCAGTTTTGATGACCCTGTAGGGTCGGCTAAAGCTTTAGCTGATTTTACAAAGGAAAATGAAGCTTTGGTCGTCCGCTCAGCAGTTTTTGAAGGAAAAATGCTGAGTCCAGATGATCTGGTAGCTCTGTCAAAACTGCCGAGCAAAGAGCAATTGCTTGGTCAATTGTGCAGCGTGCTCAATGCCGTACCGACAAAACTTGTCCGTACATTGAATGCTGCACCAAGTAATTTGGTCTATGCGCTGCAGGCGATAAAAGATCAGAAAGAGAATTAA
- the rplA gene encoding 50S ribosomal protein L1 codes for MPKHGKQYRQAAEGIDRSTLYTLEDAMNLLLAHNCAKFDESIDIAVRLGIDPRHADQMVRSSVILPHGTGKEVRVLVFAKGEKEAEALEAGADYAGSEELVAKIKDGWLEFDKTIATPDMMGEVGKIGRILGPRNLMPNAKLGSVTFDIGRVVQETKKGKVDFKSDKAGVIHALIGKRSFGADKLIANACHFVDKLVQLKPSTSKGIYLRSIGLSSTMGPGVKVDTMQVRTLIKA; via the coding sequence ATGCCGAAACATGGTAAGCAGTATCGCCAAGCAGCAGAAGGGATAGACAGAAGTACACTTTATACATTAGAAGACGCAATGAATCTTCTGCTTGCTCATAATTGCGCAAAATTTGATGAATCAATAGATATCGCTGTACGTCTGGGAATTGATCCTCGTCATGCAGATCAAATGGTTCGTTCTTCTGTCATTCTGCCGCACGGTACCGGAAAAGAAGTTCGTGTCCTCGTTTTTGCTAAAGGCGAGAAAGAGGCCGAGGCCTTGGAAGCTGGTGCTGATTATGCTGGTTCAGAAGAACTGGTAGCTAAAATTAAAGATGGTTGGCTTGAGTTTGATAAAACTATAGCCACTCCTGATATGATGGGTGAGGTCGGTAAGATCGGTCGTATTCTTGGACCGCGTAATCTGATGCCCAATGCAAAACTCGGATCTGTAACTTTTGATATTGGCCGGGTTGTTCAGGAGACAAAAAAAGGAAAAGTAGATTTTAAGTCGGATAAGGCTGGTGTTATTCATGCCTTGATCGGTAAACGTTCCTTTGGTGCTGATAAGTTGATAGCTAATGCTTGTCATTTTGTTGATAAGTTAGTGCAGTTGAAGCCGTCAACCAGCAAAGGAATATATTTACGATCAATCGGCCTTTCAAGCACGATGGGACCTGGTGTTAAAGTTGACACAATGCAGGTTCGGACCTTAATTAAGGCCTAA